The Daucus carota subsp. sativus chromosome 9, DH1 v3.0, whole genome shotgun sequence genome window below encodes:
- the LOC108201323 gene encoding uncharacterized protein LOC108201323 — protein sequence MTGDSSLLRKFVEKAGPSITFGDDRKGYTMGYGLIAKENVLIDEVALVSGIKHNLLSISQICDKGYKNAGINPGINIPTDETLVQETADTGNSTEASVETTLEASVETPQGSIVKRMSQNFNQSRNNEMTNLGGAFQYGNQNYNSEATSSRQSLPPQRKWTRDHPFERMDVEGKKWLSFPRYSEIYRQGLLDFVSNAFENHAIGNELKCPCRKCINRFWSGATAICDHLICNGPSPQCVDWIYEVSMLRTDRVVDEMETDHIRMGLGDDFDVMIHNTYGNKTSIGEDGIRRGLNDDAKKFYRLVKEGAQPLYPNCKKFTQLSLIVRLYQVKCIHGFSEAVFTALLELIKEVFPDVNLPSSFSVAKGMIKDLSPGYQKIHACPNDCMLFWAENEKLDKCTKCGTSRWKLYEQKLNSIENMDMLKESKIPAKVMRYFPLKQRLQRMFMSSDFSNSMTWHALARKKDGKLRHPADGEGWKSMDAKYPEFAAEFRNVRLGLASDGFNPYRSMNISHSTWPVVLVNYNLPPWLIMKPENIILSTLIPGPVGVGNEIDVYMQPLLAELKELWGVGVETYDARSDSTFKLHASLLWTISNFPGYAILSGWSTKGKLACPSCHYETSSNYLKHSGKVVYLNHKKFLPPDHKWRSDKRKFNGKVEVLSAPEMLTGMEVEELLCGYENDFGKKQKKQKGSSSNSPWKKRSIFFELPYWSSNMVRHNLDVMHIEKNLCDKILGTLLNIGGKTKDHLNARMDMEEMGIRKVLHPIKCGDNKKFEIRAATFDMTKKEKEIFCSVFMNAKFPHGSVSNISRCVHMKERKIVGYKSHDAHVMLQYLLQFAVVKTLKPEVAIPLMRLSAFLRGICGKVIELEDVEKSKPEGSIAEGSIADECLTYCARFFNDGGENINDSHDGNNAAGYPIGSGKNKDGKSIHLEGKIWIKAHRYILFNCDNVDIEMLKDEHLQLVQKDAKSQNFKGERTHTIEFHKWLKEVVRDKENISVELSCLAKGPLNATKRFSGYVVSGYRFHTKRRDRRCTTQNSGVFLTALTTSFASAKDQNPIVGDVGYYGAIEDIIEVDYWGELTVVLFKCCWYKKDPFVLATQVQQVFYIEDPTDKNLHFVIKKSPKDQYSEVEDGMGSVEHVADISYELRGQVHDVDHVISWYRDDIPTKQLHVTPDDPEENNAEIF from the exons atgactggtgattcttccctgctcagaaagtttgtagagaaagctggccctagcattacctttggagatgataGGAAAGggtatactatgggatatggcttgattgcaaaagagaatgtcctcattgatgaagttgcttTGGTGTCTGGtattaagcacaacttgcttagcatcagtcaaatttgtgacaaaggatacaaa aatgctggaattaatcctggaattaatattccaactgatgagacCTTGGTGCAAGAAACAGCTGATACTggaaactcaactgaagcatcagttgaaactacattggaggctTCTGTTGAAACCCCTCAAGGATCAATAGTtaaaagaatgtctcaaaatttcaatcaatctagaaataatgagatgacaaatttagggggagctttccaataTGGAAATCAGAACtacaatagtgaagctacatcatcaagacaatcacttccacctcaaagaaaatggacaagggatcatccttttga AAGAATGGATGTTGAAGGAAAGAAATGGTTGTCGTTTCCGAGGTATAGTGAAATATATAGGCAGGGGTTGTTAGATTTTGTTAGCAATGCATTTGAAAATCATGCCATAGGAAATGAGTTGAAGTGCCCTTGTAGGAAATGTATTAATCGATTCTGGAGTGGTGCCACTGCTATATGTGACCATCTCATATGCAATGGACCTTCTCCACAGTGTGTTGATTGGATTTATGAAGTCTCGATGCTTAGGACAGACCGTGTTGTTGACGAAATGGAGACTGATCATATACGTATGGGATTAGGAGATGATTTTGATGTAATGATAcataatacatatggtaataaGACTAGTATTGGTGAAGATGGAATTAGAAGGGGATTAAATGATGATGCAAAGAAATTTTATCGACTTGTAAAGGAGGGTGCACAACCTTTATATCCTAACTGTAAGAAATTTACTCAATTGAGTCTTATAGTTAGGCTTTACCAAGTAAAGTGCATTCATGGATTTAGTGAGGCGGTCTTTACTGCGTTACTTGAGTTGATAAAGGAGGTTTTTCCCGATGTAAATCTACCATCATCTTTTAGTGTGGCAAAAGGTATGATTAAAGACTTAAGTCCTGGTTACCAAAAGATACATGCATGTCCAAATGACTGCATGCTCTTTTGGGCTGAAAATGAGAAGCTGGATAAGTGCACAAAGTGTGGAACATCAAGATGGAAATTATATGAACAGAAACTTAATTCAATTGAGAACATGGATATGTTAAAAGAATCTAAGATCCCAGCAAAAGTGATGAGATATTTTCCTTTAAAGCAAAGGCTGCAAAGAATGTTCATGAGCTCTGATTTCTCTAACTCAATGACATGGCATGCTTTAGCAAGGAAGAAGGATGGAAAGTTAAGGCATCCAGCTGATGGTGAAGGTTGGAAGTCAATGGATGCCAAATATCCTGAGTTTGCTGCAGAATTTCGAAATGTAAGGTTGGGCTTAGCATCGGATGGATTTAACCCTTATCGATCAATGAACATTTCTCATAGCACCTGGCCAGTTGTCTTAGTAAATTATAACCTTCCACCCTGGTTAATCATGAAAccggaaaatattattctttcaaCCTTAATTCCTGGCCCTGTTGGAGTAGGTAATGAAATTGATGTATATATGCAGCCCTTACTTGCCGAGTTGAAAGAGTTATGGGGTGTTGGTGTTGAGACTTATGATGCAAGGTCTGATAGCACATTTAAGCTACATGCAAGTCTCCTTTGGACAATAAGTAATTTTCCCGGATATGCAATTTTATCAGGATGGAGTACGAAAGGTAAGCTGGCGTGTCCTTCATGCCACTATGAGACCTcatcaaattatctaaaacacAGTGGAAAGGTTGTCTATTTGAACCACAAGAAATTTCTTCCTCCTGACCACAAGTGGAGGTCTGATAAGCGCAAATTTAATGGAAAAGTGGAGGTTCTATCTGCTCCTGAAATGTTAACAGGAATGGAGGTAGAGGAGTTGTTGTGTGGTTATGAGAATGATTTTGGGAAGAaacagaaaaagcaaaagggttCTTCGTCAAACAGCCCTTGGAAGAAGAGATCCATTTTTTTTGAGCTACCATATTGGAGTAGTAATATGGTCAGGCATAACCTTGATGTTATGCATATTGAGAAGAACCTTTGTGACAAAATTTTGGGGACTTTATTAAATATTGGGGGTAAAACAAAAGATCACCTTAATGCTCGTATGGATATGGAAGAAATGGGGATTAGAAAGGTTCTCCATCCGATTAAATGCGGTGataacaaaaaatttgaaataagagCAGCAACTTTTGATATgacaaaaaaagagaaagagattTTTTGTTCAGTCTTCATGAATGCGAAGTTTCCACATGGATCGGTTTCTAATATTAGTCGTTGTGTTCACATGAAGGAGCGGAAGATAGTAGGTTACAAGAGTCATGATGCACATGTTATGCTTCAATATTTATTGCAATTCGCTGTGGTTAAAACACTGAAACCTGAGGTAGCAATACCTTTGATGAGGTTAAGTGCATTCTTAAGGGGTATATGTGGGAAGGTCATCGAATTAGAAGATGTTGAAAA GAGCAAACCAGAAGGCTCTATAGCAGAAGGCTCTATAGCAGATGAATGTTTGACATATTGTGCCAGATTTTTTAATGATGGAggtgaaaatataaatgattctcACGATGGCAACAACGCTGCAGGGTATCCTATTGGATCTGGTAAAAATAAAGATGGGAAATCTATACATTTGGAAGGAAAGATCTGGATCAAGGCTCATCGATACATATTATTCAATTGTGATAATGTGGATATCGAGATGCTAAAAGA CGAACACCTTCAATTGGTTCAAAAAGATGCAAAGTCACAGAACTTTAAAGGGGAAAGGACGCATACAATTGAATTTCACAAGTGGTTAAAAGAGGTAGTTCgagataaagaaaatatttCAGTAGAATTGTCATGTTTGGCGAAAGGGCCTCTTAATGCAACAAAGAGATTTTCTGGTTATGTGGTCAGTGGATATAGGTTTCACACCAAGCGTAGAGATCGTAGGTGTACGACACAAAATTCTGGTGTCTTCCTTACTGCCCTAACCACTAGTTTTGCTAGTGCAAAAGACCAAAACCCCATAGTAGGAGATGTAGGTTACTATGGTGCAATTGAGGACATCATTGAAGTCGACTACTGGGGAGAATTAACTGTAGTTCTTTTTAAGTGTTGTTGGTACAAAAAAG ATCCTTTCGTTCTCGCTACACAAGTCCAACAGGTCTTCTATATAGAAGATCCTACTGACAAAAACTTACATTTTGTTATCAAAAAATCTCCAAAGGATCAGTATTCTGAAGTGGAAGATGGGATGGGTTCAGTTGAACATGTTGCTGACATAAGTTATGAGTTGCGAGGACAAGTACATGACGTTGATCATGTCATTAGTTGGTACAGAGATGACATTCCGACAAAGCAATTACATGTTACACCTGA
- the LOC108201324 gene encoding uncharacterized protein LOC108201324, giving the protein MEEESNIWIGLPRYSAEYGKGVEDFLKNAFHVGAVGNKMKCPCKHCINRKWHTRNVINDHLVCSGPSPAHVKWIYDTSQMKTQSSSNFMDYETGMDFGNNLDEMFNCMGKKFDNCEGRPNIEAQKFYRRVDEGNQPLYPGCTNFSRLGFMIRLYHLKCVHGISESAFGELLNLMKEAFPQAHLPLSFNAAKNMIKDLGLHYEKIHACPKSCMLYWAENEDKDKCKTCGVSRWVVQEKKGSAANNEPEKLIHKVPANVMRYFPLKPRLQRMFMCKEFSQLMIWHAVGRKKDGKLTHPADGKTADLANVGSAADVAVLGPL; this is encoded by the coding sequence ATGGAAGAGGAGAGTAACATTTGGATAGGACTACCGAGATATAGTGCAGAATATGGCAAGGGGGTAGaagattttttgaaaaatgcCTTCCATGTTGGTGCTGTGGGCAACAAAATGAAGTGCCCCTGCAAACACTGTATTAATCGTAAATGGCATACAAGAAATGTCATCAATGACCATCTTGTTTGCAGCGGGCCTTCCCCGGCACATGTAAAATGGATTTACGATACTTCACAAATGAAAACACAGTCTAGTTCTAACTTTATGGATTATGAAACGGGGATGGATTTTGGAAATAATTTAGACGAGATGTTCAATTGTATGGGTAAGAAGTTCGATAATTGTGAAGGCAGACCAAATATAGAGGCGCAAAAGTTTTATAGGCGGGTTGATGAGGGAAATCAACCATTATATCCGGGATGTACTAACTTTTCTCGATTAGGTTTCATGATAAGACTTTATCATTTAAAGTGTGTTCATGGAATTAGTGAGTCTGCATTCGGGGAGTTGCTTAACCTAATGAAAGAAGCCTTTCCTCAAGCCCATCTGCCTTTGTCCTTTAATGCAGCAAAAAATATGATTAAGGATTTAGGTCTCCATTATGAGAAAATACATGCATGCCCAAAAAGCTGCATGTTGTATTGGGCAGAAAATGAAGATAAAGATAAATGTAAAACTTGTGGAGTTTCGAGGTGGGTTGTACAAGAGAAAAAAGGCAGTGCTGCTAATAACGAGCCCGAGAAGCTGATTCACAAAGTGCCGGCAAATGTAATGAGGTATTTTCCACTAAAACCAAGGTTGCAACGGATGTTCATGTGCAAAGAATTTTCCCAACTGATGATATGGCACGCAGTAGGACGGAAAAAGGATGGGAAACTCACACACCCGGCTGATGGCAAGACTGCTGACCTGGCAAACGTGGGGTccgctgctgacgtggcagtgttGGGACCACTATGA